A stretch of DNA from Rhodothermales bacterium:
CCACCACATCCACCATGAGCACCAGCAGGACCAGCAGTCCGAACACGGTGGCCAGGAAGAACAGGACGCTGACCACGGCGGCCATGCGCCGACGCGCGACCAGTCGCGGCTCGAAGAGGTGTTGCTTGTTCTGCATGCCCTAATACACCTCCTTGTACTTCCGGATGACCGCATTGGCCACCATGTTCAGGCCGAGCGTAATCAGGAACAGCATGAGACCCACGGCAAACAGGCTCTGGTAGCCAATGGAGCCCTGCGGCGTATCCCCCAGACTGACCTGCACGATATAGGCGGTCATGGTCTGGATGGACTCCAGCGGATTGGCCGTGAGGCGGGGCGTCGCGCCGGCCGCGAGCGTCACGATCATGGTCTCGCCGATGGCCCGGCTGAGGCCCAGGATGAAACTGGCAATGATTCCGCTCAGCGCCGACGGCACCATGATCCGCGTGACCACCTCGAGCTTGGTGGCGCCGAGGGCGTATCCGCCGTCGGCCAGCGAGCGGGGCACGGCGCGGAGCGCATCTTCACTCAGAGAAGCGATCATGGGGATGATCATGATGCCCACCACAATCCCGGCGCTCAATGCGTTGAATATCTGCAGTTCCGGGATGAAGCCCTGCAGGAACGGCGTCACGACGGTCAACGCAAAATAGCCGTAGACGACCGTCGGCACGCCCGCCAACAGTTCCAACCCCGGCTTGAGCCACTGACGCACGCGGAAGGGTGCATATTCGGCAATGAACACCGCGCTGGCGAGTCCGATGGGAATGGACACGATGGCCGCAATCACGGTCACGACCATGGTGCCCGCCAGCAGCGGCCAGATGCCGTAGTGCTTGTCCACGAACTGCGGCGTCCACTGGGTATCGCCGAAGAACTGGAACAGGTTGACGTTCCGGAAGAAATTCAGCGACTCCCCGAACAGCACCGCGCCGATTCCGACCAGCGTGAAAATGGTCAGGAGCGCACACGCGCCGAGCACATATTTGACTATGCGCTCACGCGGGCTGTTGTGGAGATTCTGGTTGAGCGGCTTTGGGGTCACTGATCGAATTGGAGGAGGTCTTCAATCCGGACACCGATCTGCGATCCCTCGCCCCCGAACACGCTGCCGGTCACGCGGGCATCCACGCGGCCCAGCGTCAAGGCCGTAGCCTCGTCCGACAGTCCCACGTAGCCGACTTCCTTGGCCAGTTCGGCGGCGTTCTGGAGGTAGTAATCCACGAATGCACGGACTT
This window harbors:
- the pstC gene encoding phosphate ABC transporter permease subunit PstC gives rise to the protein MTPKPLNQNLHNSPRERIVKYVLGACALLTIFTLVGIGAVLFGESLNFFRNVNLFQFFGDTQWTPQFVDKHYGIWPLLAGTMVVTVIAAIVSIPIGLASAVFIAEYAPFRVRQWLKPGLELLAGVPTVVYGYFALTVVTPFLQGFIPELQIFNALSAGIVVGIMIIPMIASLSEDALRAVPRSLADGGYALGATKLEVVTRIMVPSALSGIIASFILGLSRAIGETMIVTLAAGATPRLTANPLESIQTMTAYIVQVSLGDTPQGSIGYQSLFAVGLMLFLITLGLNMVANAVIRKYKEVY